The segment TTTCTTAAGTTCATTCTACATATCACAAGACATAAAGTTGTTTATTTGAATAAGAATTATTTACAATGACAAACACCAAATGATGCAACCATTTACCAAAATAAGAAAATTAATCATTCCACCATGTCAACCTTAACCAACACTTACCTCACTCAAAATGCACACAACTTGTCATAATTAAATTGCACCACTTATATATAACTGAGATAAAAACATGGCTATCACAATAGAGATAAAAACATGAACGAATGCACTCTTTTCTCAACTTTACACAATCAAACCTTTTTGTCTATTTTTTCATCGTTGTGCAATAATGATGCAAGTTATGTTACATGACGACCATGAACAATGCATTGTGGTATTTATTAGCATGCAAAACATTTGATGGAGTGTATAATTGTTTGAGATGATTAAAATATTATCCACTTGATTAAGAAAGTATTTCATTGGATTACACTCATCATTTTTTAACATTCTATCAAACACTTTACATGCTAATGTACAACTCTATTTGTTTTTGCAATGGATTCTTTCACATAGTTGAGGGGATGTGAGAAACTGCATATATTTACATTTCTCTGAGGTGAGAAATTTAGTTCCTCTTGCATTCTACTATATAGTATGTTGCATATGACCAATGATGTTGTTGAGAAGACAATCTTAATATTTTACTTTTTAGTCTTAGAACAAATGATTTAACATTAAGTGACAAAATAACTTGTATTTACCACTCACATGGCTTCTTACGAAGGCTTGGCATTCCAAATGTACCTCAAAACCCCACTTTGTGCATTACCCACATCCCCTACAAGAAGGAATAGAttgcttttttatttttcattttttagtaGCCTACACTTCCACATGGAGTGGGCCTTGCAATAATAGACTCACTCTAGCATATTTTAGTTTGATTATTTACTTTTAACCTCCTCAAATCCTAAAGGATGAAACTTCACGTtgcattttaaattaaaaattaaaaaaattgttacaATGTAGTTAGCTTTGACTTGACTCTAAAAAGCATAATTAACACCATTGTGAAAATTCACAAACGACACAATCACCAACTAACCATTTTGCAACTAATACAAACAAATTGTAATTCAATTTACTTATTTGGTGTTGTTGTGGCTAACCACCACCTTAACAAAAGTCAATACAAACTATATGTCAAGAATAATGACCTTCAAGATAACATACCCACTATAAACATGTACTCCATATACACAATCTCACTTATTGTTTAATTATGTTGTAAggttaaaaactattttttttttgtttaaatattgTAAGAGTACTTTTGTTCTATATGgttagatagagaagaatgtgaGTATAGTGAACTTATTAATTGACTATGAGAAGAGAAGGGAAGTTCATTTATTTATGTTCCACTAATAAATTTATAGTATGCTTATTACATATTCAGTCAACTAAAATAAATGACCTCCCTTCTCTTCTCATAGCCAATTAGTAGATTCACTATACTCCAAAGATCATTCTCTATCTAATCGTATAGAACAAAAGTACTCTtacaaaaatctcatttttcatataggcataaaaaataaaaaaatgaaaagttTGTTAGGATGTAGGTATCTTTGACTTGACTCCAAAAAGCATAATAAACACTCTTGTGAGAATTCACAAACAACACAAACTATCAACAGATAACCATTTTGCAACTAATGAAAGCAAATTGTAGTTATTCAATTTGCTTGTTTGACATTGTTGTTGCTAACCACCACCTTAACAAAAAATCAATATAAATTATATGTCAAGGATGGTGACCTTCAAGATAACATACCCACCATCTCACTTATTACTCCATATACACAATCTCACTTATTTATGTTCTACTAATAAATTTTTAACATGCATGTTGCATATTCACTCAACTAAAATAAATGACCTCCCTTCTCTTCTCATCGCCAATTAATAGATTCACTCTACTCCTCAAATTCTTTCTCTATCAATTCAATGGAACAAAACTATTCTtacaatcttgaaaaaaaaacttattttttttctttcaatcaCAATTAAACAAAAATACTCTTACATACTCACTATAAACATTACCCCATATACATAGTCTCACTTATTGTTTAATTACGGTATAAGAgaaaaaataagttttttttaaagATTGCAAGAGCATTTTTGTTCTATATGATCAATGGAGAAAAAATTATATAGTAAACCTATTAATTGACTAAGAAAAATAAGGTCATTTATTTTAATTGATTCACTATACTACATAGACTTTTCTTTATACGAAATGGCTATCAAGCTCACAAAATGACTCGTTTGCAAACTACCAAATGGAAGAAAGATAAAGACTACCTTCTCTATCTACCCATATAAAACAAAAAGTACTCTTACAatctctcttttaaaaaaaaaaaaaaaaaacttattttatttCCCTTGCATCATGATTGAACAAAAAAATCTAATAGAAAATTTGTTTAGTCTCCTTGGACTCGTTTTGTGTAGCTCTTAAGGACCATGTACCTATTTACCTACTGATACAATTATTGGATGAGGATAGATatctgatttatttatttttataaacaaTATTTATAGTATAAAATCTGATGGAGTTTAAACTAAAAAATGGCCTATTCAGAGTTTGGGTTTTGAGTTGACAGGCACATGAGAATACAGACGTAGGTGTCTTGGACTGCAAAAATGGCTGGTGTTAGGTTATTGTTAGGTGTGGCGCGTGTGTCATGCGCTAAAGCAGTTGTTCTAGAAGCTCATCTCAGGCAAGCAATTGGATTCTACTCTTTTGTTCAGGGGTCCACGTCTACCTGCAAAGCATTGCCCCATTTCGGATGCGGAATGTTCTATGACAGCCAcccaattcaattttttttcaaagataTGTTCATCGTTATGATTGTCGTTGTTATTACGGTTGTTTACCAGTTTATCCTATAGGATTTAAATGGCCGTATTGAAATGAGAAACGTGACGCGCAGAGCTTCTGCTTAGCTCGGGGTTTATTTTGCgcatttgcaaaattttcaaatcaTTGTGTTTTAAGGGTTCTGAAAATGCTGAGAAGTTTCAGTCTGGGATGGTTGCTGAATTGCTTTATAAGATTTTGGGTTTAGAGGGTTTTGAAAGATTTTAGTTTGCTAGTCTGGGATGGCTGCCGAAGCGCATTAAAGCCCTTAAGTGATTTAGGGTTTAGAGGATTGTGAAAGGTTTTATTTTGTTGGTTAAAAACTTAAAAGTAATGGTTGCATATAATTGCCGCGACGCAGACTTCAGGGCTTTTTGGTGAGGATTTTGAGAATTTTTAGCTCGTTAATTAGAAAGAAATGGCTGTTTTTTTTTGCAAATAATCGTTTGCGTTGAAACGTTTCGCATTTCTAGTGTTTGGAGGCGTTTTAGGGTTTTAAGCCGTTGAGGAATTTGAGTCTGCTGGCTAAAGAAATGGCTGCTTATTCGGTGTTTTCCTCCGCTAGAAGTGAACCCTGCGGGTTATTTGCCCTGCAACCCCATATTAGGGTAAGGACGGGGGAAATTTTCAAGTGTAGCTCTGCTCTGCGGTTAGGGTTAAATTTCAGGGCTATAAAAAGTTGCGGCAGATGGATGGCGCAGGCTGCCACTTGTGAACGGGCTAAGGACAAGCGGTTTTTGCAGAATTGTACCCTATACGACTTTTTAGGGCTTCCCCAGGATGCCACTCAGAAGAATATCAAAGAGGCATATAGAAAATCAGCAAAGATATGGCACCCGGATATTGCCATGAAGAGCGAATCGAACGATCACACCCAGGAATTTCTCAAGATTCGTGATGCCTATGTTGTCTTGTCTGATCCGGTGGCCAGGGAGCGCTACGATGAACAGTTAAAGCTGCATTCACCGCAAAGGAGGATGACGCATGACAAATTTCCTGGAATTGTGTCCTTTGATCACTCTAACGGCAATCCTTGTTACTTTTCCTCTTCCTGGAGGAGCAATTGGGAGACTGACCAGTGTTGGTGATGGACAAGAATGAGAATTAAGGGTTGCTTCATTTGGCTACACATTGAAAACTTGGTAGAATTCACAGGTGTTCTCAAATTCAAATCTGGCTCTGAGTTATAATCATCGTGGTGCTTATATTCACTTTACATTCAGATTGAGTTACTTATTGGAGGCTTCCTCTGATCTTTGCTGTCAAACTCACAGTTATTTGGTTCTGAAGCCAAATAACAACCATTCATTTGCATTGTTATTGGCATCCTGTTAATATAATAAAAC is part of the Cryptomeria japonica chromosome 10, Sugi_1.0, whole genome shotgun sequence genome and harbors:
- the LOC131076120 gene encoding chaperone protein dnaJ 11, chloroplastic encodes the protein MAAYSVFSSARSEPCGLFALQPHIRVRTGEIFKCSSALRLGLNFRAIKSCGRWMAQAATCERAKDKRFLQNCTLYDFLGLPQDATQKNIKEAYRKSAKIWHPDIAMKSESNDHTQEFLKIRDAYVVLSDPVARERYDEQLKLHSPQRRMTHDKFPGIVSFDHSNGNPCYFSSSWRSNWETDQCW